From the Lysobacter sp. FW306-1B-D06B genome, one window contains:
- a CDS encoding fructosamine kinase family protein: MNTGRQQIQHTTYRNLAVVVKRWPGAPADFFSAEAAGLATLAGAGAMRVPRVLALEPERLVLEDLGDGVQKDGFWTKAGERLAAQHAIGNARFGFKRDGYCGPTPQSNAWADDGWRFFAQHRLLPQARRAFDAGHLAADDVDAVDALCARLHELIPPQPAVLLHGDLWLGNLHCCGDGAPALIDAGAVHFGWAESELAMLTLFGAPPEAFWRAYEGIAKPAPDWRERAPVYNLYHLLNHLNLFGGSYLGGVREVLARFV, translated from the coding sequence ATGAACACCGGCCGCCAGCAGATCCAGCACACCACGTACCGCAACCTCGCGGTGGTGGTGAAGCGATGGCCGGGCGCGCCGGCGGATTTCTTCAGTGCCGAAGCGGCAGGGCTGGCGACATTGGCCGGTGCGGGCGCGATGCGTGTCCCGCGCGTGCTCGCGCTGGAACCCGAACGCCTGGTGCTGGAGGACCTCGGCGACGGCGTGCAGAAGGACGGCTTCTGGACGAAGGCCGGCGAACGCCTGGCCGCGCAGCATGCGATCGGCAACGCGCGGTTCGGCTTCAAGCGCGACGGTTACTGCGGGCCGACGCCGCAGTCGAATGCGTGGGCGGACGACGGTTGGCGCTTCTTCGCGCAGCATCGTCTATTGCCGCAGGCGCGACGCGCGTTCGATGCAGGGCATCTCGCGGCCGACGACGTGGATGCGGTCGACGCGCTGTGCGCGCGCCTGCACGAGCTGATCCCGCCGCAACCGGCGGTGCTGCTGCATGGCGATTTGTGGCTGGGCAACCTGCATTGCTGTGGCGATGGCGCACCCGCGCTGATCGATGCCGGCGCCGTGCATTTCGGCTGGGCGGAATCGGAGCTGGCGATGCTCACGCTGTTCGGCGCACCGCCGGAGGCGTTCTGGCGTGCCTACGAGGGCATCGCCAAGCCCGCGCCCGACTGGCGCGAGCGCGCGCCGGTTTACAACCTGTACCACCTGCTCAACCACCTCAATCTGTTCGGTGGCAGTTATCTGGGTGGCGTGCGTGAGGTGTTGGCGCGGTTTGTGTGA
- a CDS encoding zinc-binding alcohol dehydrogenase family protein, translating to MKAIALTRYLPIDDAQSLVDIELPDPPKPTGHDLLVRVEAVSVNPVDTKVRSPKPQVEAQPKVLGYDAAGIVEAVGDKVTAFKPGDRVYYAGDITRPGSNAQLQLVDARIVGRPPSSLDQAQAAALPLTALTAWELLFQRMPYDSENGGKGKTLLIIAGAGGVGSIAIQLARRAGFTVIATASREDTIAWVKEMGAHHVIDHRQPLAPQLWALGFDTVDAALNLYDTSGYWEQLGEVLAPQGHVGLVVEPKEPVRLGDPYKFKCIGIHWEMMFGRPRFQTADMDEQGRILDRVAQLIDSGELRGTHHDTLSPINAQNLREAHRRLESGTTIGKLVLAGW from the coding sequence ATGAAAGCCATCGCCCTCACCCGCTACCTCCCCATCGACGACGCGCAGTCACTGGTCGATATCGAACTGCCCGACCCGCCCAAGCCCACCGGTCACGACCTGCTAGTGCGCGTCGAAGCCGTCTCGGTCAATCCCGTCGACACAAAAGTACGCTCGCCCAAACCGCAGGTCGAAGCGCAGCCGAAGGTGCTCGGCTACGACGCCGCGGGCATCGTCGAAGCCGTCGGCGACAAGGTCACGGCTTTCAAGCCCGGCGATCGCGTGTATTACGCCGGCGACATCACCCGTCCGGGCAGCAACGCGCAATTGCAGCTCGTGGATGCGCGCATCGTCGGTCGTCCGCCGTCGTCGTTGGACCAGGCGCAGGCCGCCGCGCTGCCGCTCACCGCGCTCACTGCGTGGGAGCTGCTGTTCCAGCGCATGCCTTACGACAGCGAGAACGGCGGCAAAGGCAAGACGCTGTTGATCATCGCCGGCGCCGGCGGCGTGGGTTCGATCGCGATCCAGCTTGCACGCCGCGCCGGCTTCACCGTCATCGCCACCGCTTCTCGCGAGGACACCATCGCGTGGGTGAAGGAGATGGGCGCGCACCACGTCATCGACCACCGCCAGCCGCTCGCGCCGCAGTTGTGGGCGCTCGGATTCGATACGGTCGATGCCGCGCTGAACCTGTACGACACCAGCGGCTACTGGGAGCAGCTGGGCGAAGTGCTCGCGCCGCAGGGCCATGTCGGCCTCGTCGTCGAGCCGAAAGAACCCGTGCGCCTGGGCGACCCGTACAAGTTCAAGTGCATCGGCATCCACTGGGAAATGATGTTCGGCCGCCCGCGTTTCCAGACGGCGGACATGGACGAACAGGGCCGCATCCTCGATCGCGTCGCCCAGCTGATCGATTCCGGCGAGCTGCGCGGCACGCATCACGACACGCTGTCGCCGATCAACGCGCAGAATCTGCGCGAGGCGCATCGCCGCTTGGAGTCGGGGACGACGATCGGGAAGCTGGTGTTGGCGGGCTGGTGA
- a CDS encoding SGNH/GDSL hydrolase family protein codes for MSKRSARLAFMAASLLTFAALAPLHATQAPQPTWIPTWTTSPQPRWDGDFALPTNLPFQFWNQTARVSLGGKRVRVLLSNEYGTAPLVIGAAHVAKAGKDATIVAGSDRALTFGGKSSVTIPAGAPMLSDPVELDVAPLTEVSISLHLPEPTAPATFHWDARQTAYVGAGDQTAAVKFKHDTTLTTRVFVSAVLTEPTPGARTVVAIGDSITDGNMATMDANTRWPDALAQRLAPRNVAVANAGISGARLLRDRMGLNALARFDRDVLAQPGVSSVIVLLGINDIGWHGTPLGPDEPIASADELIAGYRQLIARAHAHGVRIVGGTLTPFEGALQDTPMRGYFSLDKERVRQAVNAWIRDSGEFDAVVDFDAITRDPANPRRFLPAYDSGDHLHPGDAGYRAMAQAIDLDALLRD; via the coding sequence GTGTCGAAACGCTCCGCCCGCCTAGCCTTCATGGCCGCCTCGCTGCTCACCTTCGCGGCGCTCGCACCGCTGCACGCCACGCAAGCGCCGCAACCGACGTGGATCCCCACCTGGACCACCAGCCCGCAGCCGCGCTGGGACGGTGACTTCGCGCTGCCGACCAACCTGCCCTTCCAGTTCTGGAACCAGACCGCGCGCGTCAGCCTCGGCGGCAAGCGCGTGCGCGTATTGCTGTCGAACGAATACGGCACCGCGCCGCTTGTCATCGGCGCCGCGCATGTCGCCAAGGCCGGCAAGGACGCGACGATCGTCGCCGGCAGCGACCGCGCGCTCACCTTCGGCGGCAAGTCCAGCGTGACGATCCCCGCCGGCGCACCGATGCTCAGCGATCCGGTCGAACTCGATGTCGCGCCGCTGACGGAGGTCTCGATCAGCCTGCACCTGCCAGAACCCACAGCGCCGGCCACGTTCCACTGGGATGCGCGCCAGACCGCGTACGTCGGTGCGGGCGATCAGACGGCGGCGGTGAAGTTCAAGCACGACACCACGCTCACCACGCGCGTGTTCGTCAGCGCCGTGCTGACCGAGCCGACGCCCGGCGCGCGCACCGTCGTCGCCATCGGCGATTCGATCACCGACGGCAACATGGCGACGATGGACGCCAACACGCGCTGGCCCGATGCGCTTGCGCAACGATTGGCCCCGCGCAACGTCGCCGTCGCCAATGCTGGCATTTCCGGTGCGCGCCTGCTGCGCGACCGCATGGGGCTCAACGCGCTCGCGCGTTTCGACCGCGACGTGCTCGCCCAGCCCGGCGTGAGCAGCGTGATCGTGCTGCTGGGCATCAACGATATCGGCTGGCACGGCACCCCGCTCGGCCCGGACGAGCCCATCGCGAGCGCCGACGAGCTCATCGCCGGCTACCGCCAGCTCATCGCCCGCGCGCATGCACACGGCGTGCGCATCGTCGGTGGCACGCTGACGCCGTTCGAAGGTGCGCTGCAGGACACGCCGATGCGCGGCTACTTCAGCCTCGACAAGGAACGCGTGCGCCAGGCGGTGAACGCATGGATCCGCGACAGCGGCGAGTTCGACGCCGTCGTCGATTTCGACGCGATCACGCGCGACCCGGCAAACCCGCGACGCTTCCTGCCAGCGTACGATTCGGGCGACCACCTGCATCCGGGCGACGCGGGCTACCGTGCGATGGCGCAGGCGATCGATCTGGACGCACTGCTGCGCGACTGA
- a CDS encoding MFS transporter, with amino-acid sequence MAAPSLPASLSAAPGPAPTGRLPLALYALTAGSFGIGCAEFVIMGLLLQVAADLHVSIAAAGMLVSGYALGVFAGAPILTLLTRRMPRKAVLMALMGIYTVGNIACALAPDYTTLMIARVITSLTHGTFFGVGAVVATGLVPAERKASAISIMFSGLTLATLLGMPAGAWLGLHLGWRSTFWAMGAVGVISFAVIALLVPRSRDTAEPVALRDELATIARPQVLLGLLMTMLGFAGVFVVITYVQPLLTQLTGFAESAVSPILLVFGGGMVVGNLLGGRLADRKATPALIGTLLALAVVLAVMSFALRSQIAMVAFVGLLGIAAFATVSPLQLRVLGFAEGAGQNLASSFNIAAFNLGNAMGAWLGGVVIDRGPGLAAITWVASTVTVAGLLVALWSVWLERRAPRAQALPVDCVPESA; translated from the coding sequence ATGGCCGCCCCTTCCCTACCCGCTTCCCTCTCTGCCGCACCCGGCCCGGCGCCCACCGGCCGCCTGCCGCTGGCGCTGTACGCCCTGACCGCCGGCTCCTTTGGCATCGGCTGCGCCGAGTTCGTGATCATGGGCCTGCTGCTGCAGGTCGCCGCCGACCTGCATGTCTCCATCGCCGCCGCCGGCATGCTCGTGTCCGGCTACGCGCTGGGCGTGTTCGCCGGTGCGCCGATCCTGACGCTGCTCACGCGTCGCATGCCGCGCAAGGCCGTGCTGATGGCGCTGATGGGCATCTACACCGTCGGCAACATCGCGTGCGCACTGGCACCGGACTACACCACGCTGATGATCGCCCGCGTGATCACCTCGCTCACGCACGGCACGTTCTTCGGCGTCGGCGCGGTGGTCGCCACCGGGTTGGTGCCGGCCGAGCGCAAGGCCTCGGCGATTTCGATCATGTTCTCCGGCCTTACGCTCGCCACGCTGCTGGGCATGCCTGCCGGCGCGTGGCTGGGTCTGCACCTGGGCTGGCGTTCGACGTTCTGGGCGATGGGCGCGGTGGGCGTGATCTCGTTCGCCGTGATCGCATTGCTGGTGCCGCGCAGCCGCGACACGGCCGAGCCGGTCGCACTGCGCGACGAACTGGCGACCATCGCGCGTCCGCAGGTGCTGCTGGGCCTGCTGATGACGATGCTCGGCTTCGCCGGCGTGTTCGTGGTCATCACCTACGTGCAGCCGTTGCTGACGCAGCTCACCGGTTTCGCCGAAAGCGCGGTGTCCCCGATCCTGCTCGTGTTCGGCGGCGGCATGGTCGTGGGCAACCTGCTCGGCGGCCGCCTTGCCGACCGCAAGGCCACGCCGGCGCTGATCGGCACGCTGCTGGCGCTCGCCGTCGTGTTGGCGGTGATGAGCTTCGCGTTGCGCAGCCAGATCGCGATGGTCGCCTTCGTCGGCCTGCTCGGCATCGCCGCCTTCGCCACCGTGTCGCCGCTGCAGCTGCGCGTGCTGGGCTTTGCCGAAGGCGCCGGACAGAACCTCGCCTCGAGCTTCAACATCGCCGCATTCAACCTCGGCAACGCGATGGGCGCATGGCTGGGCGGCGTGGTGATCGACCGCGGGCCGGGGCTGGCGGCGATCACCTGGGTCGCATCGACCGTGACCGTCGCCGGCTTGCTGGTGGCACTGTGGAGCGTGTGGCTCGAACGCCGCGCGCCGCGTGCACAGGCGCTGCCCGTCGACTGCGTGCCCGAAAGCGCCTGA
- a CDS encoding LysR family transcriptional regulator yields MDRIGDIALFLRVLDLGSISAAARSLDLSVAVASQRLKRLERDLGVRLLHRTTRRLHATPEGAALAEQGRPLVEDLEALTGGLRQAAEEITGTLRVTASASFGRQYLSPLLPEFLALHPRVKLSINLTDQMVDLVSAGFDMAIRIGALDDSSLVARKLAVNQRVLCASPDYVRRHGMPSTPQELTEHECVLLVGTQGRQDVWRFGDGAGGEIAVRVRGHMETNYGELVRDAVVAGLGIAIHSSWHVCNDLREGRLVQVLADYPIAESGIYAVMPQRRLVPPRVRAFADFLAERFLDPPWESCLRR; encoded by the coding sequence ATGGACCGCATCGGCGACATCGCCCTGTTCCTGCGCGTGCTGGACCTGGGCTCGATCAGCGCGGCAGCGCGCAGCCTGGACCTGTCGGTGGCGGTGGCCAGCCAGCGCCTGAAGCGGCTGGAGCGCGACCTGGGCGTGCGCCTGCTGCACCGGACCACCCGCCGCCTGCACGCCACGCCCGAGGGCGCTGCGCTCGCCGAGCAGGGCCGGCCGCTGGTGGAGGACCTGGAGGCGCTGACCGGCGGGCTGCGCCAGGCGGCCGAGGAGATCACCGGCACGCTGCGCGTGACCGCGTCGGCGTCGTTCGGGCGGCAGTACCTGTCGCCGCTGCTGCCGGAGTTCCTCGCGCTGCACCCGCGCGTGAAGCTGAGCATCAACCTGACCGACCAGATGGTCGATCTGGTGAGTGCCGGCTTCGACATGGCGATCCGCATCGGCGCGCTGGACGACTCCTCGCTGGTGGCGCGCAAGCTCGCGGTGAACCAGCGCGTGCTCTGCGCCTCGCCGGACTACGTGCGCCGCCACGGCATGCCGAGCACACCGCAGGAACTGACCGAACACGAATGCGTGCTGCTGGTCGGCACGCAGGGGCGGCAGGACGTGTGGCGCTTCGGCGACGGCGCCGGGGGCGAAATCGCGGTGCGCGTGCGCGGGCACATGGAAACCAACTACGGCGAGCTCGTGCGCGATGCCGTGGTGGCGGGACTGGGCATCGCCATCCATTCGAGCTGGCACGTGTGCAACGACCTGCGCGAAGGGCGCCTGGTGCAGGTGCTGGCCGATTACCCGATTGCCGAAAGCGGCATCTACGCCGTCATGCCGCAGCGCAGGCTCGTACCACCGCGCGTGCGGGCGTTTGCGGATTTTCTGGCGGAGCGGTTCTTGGATCCGCCGTGGGAGAGTTGTCTGCGCAGGTGA
- a CDS encoding AAA family ATPase, giving the protein MFEFRSLEVVHWDYWQRFQLPLDASVITVVGPNGSGKTTLLDALRTLLAIEDRDTARDYKTYLRHNGKGQAWLRAVVSNRPDRRGGRPFFPIKDEAVTLACRIRKRGGDWSRDYQIVAGDVPVEQLDQGGEWLGVRDYRVRLAGAGLTRAICRVLTLEQGATDKLCQLSPRELLQLVFDVFEDKAVLDEYQRAKNEQLDVEKEIEQLRHGLGELHFKLESARVDVRSFEEGQALHNQRQRLQAEIAPKIELADLRATLEGARPRLTGLRRALRERERVHAQLRTRESGATGQRDELRAAIERARADVRACEAEFTTARDHARDADVLVRRRDELARVQAQRGVVDVEALSRSVEEGRRRQAELKLEGERDRKRTGEIAAQVAALSGGGRIVEPFERDFRNALDEAGIEHRVLTELVDIVDPKWSVAVEAVLAPYRHLIVLENPRDEAAAWKLGERMQYRHFVVGARAPVEKATKGSLLEIVKFSSEPPAWLPKQLDKVQRVEDIDDGRRLPKGQDWITRKGYLREHRGGRHIGGGAPHFGSGARQARLEELRAEQIEIQQRAHAREDELSELGKRVDAEQSRLLGLDAGQELVTRAAEFADAAERMPAMAEAAQQAGLALAEARSRLDGLEAEDKAEGIAGATRAGEIRSLDNELRERGQQIAQERSQLVQRIVDFRRKRALMPVAWRSIESLRQAREEYESAGAVRREIERIDERLQRGGYIVDAACIAMRDKFAADHDGLESAIGKREAHLHRARRITEEARGAYMNVLRATVRRYKKNLASLGELAGIGVDVEMPELVNEDVALAQAGLTVKFDFDRKGWIGLDDGEASGGQQVMKSLLLLVGLLRDEDQPGGFVFIDEPFAHLDVFNIEKVGRFLRSTDAQYILTTPITHNLNVFEPSDLVLATSKRRGGNAWAEPVAVLKRDRRADAEAA; this is encoded by the coding sequence ATGTTTGAGTTCCGCAGCCTCGAAGTCGTGCACTGGGATTACTGGCAGCGCTTCCAGCTGCCGCTGGATGCCTCCGTCATCACCGTCGTCGGCCCGAACGGTTCGGGCAAGACCACGCTGCTCGATGCGCTGCGCACGCTGCTGGCCATCGAGGACCGCGACACCGCGCGCGACTACAAGACCTACCTGCGCCACAACGGCAAGGGCCAGGCCTGGCTGCGCGCCGTCGTCAGCAACCGCCCCGACCGCCGCGGCGGCCGTCCGTTCTTCCCGATCAAGGACGAGGCCGTGACGCTGGCCTGTCGCATCCGTAAGCGTGGCGGCGACTGGTCGCGCGATTACCAGATCGTCGCCGGCGACGTGCCGGTCGAACAGCTCGATCAGGGCGGCGAATGGCTCGGCGTGCGCGACTACCGCGTGCGCCTGGCCGGCGCCGGCCTGACGCGCGCGATCTGCCGCGTGCTCACGCTGGAACAGGGTGCGACCGACAAGCTCTGCCAGCTGTCGCCGCGCGAGCTGCTGCAACTGGTGTTCGACGTGTTCGAAGACAAGGCCGTGCTGGACGAATACCAGCGCGCCAAGAACGAACAGCTCGACGTCGAGAAGGAAATCGAACAGCTGCGCCACGGCCTGGGCGAGCTGCATTTCAAGCTCGAATCGGCGCGCGTGGACGTGCGTTCGTTCGAGGAAGGGCAGGCGCTGCACAACCAGCGCCAGCGCCTGCAGGCCGAGATCGCACCGAAGATCGAACTGGCCGACCTGCGCGCCACACTGGAAGGCGCGCGCCCGCGCCTGACCGGCCTGCGCCGCGCGCTGCGCGAACGCGAACGCGTGCATGCCCAGCTGCGCACGCGCGAGTCCGGTGCGACCGGACAGCGCGACGAGTTGCGTGCCGCCATCGAGCGCGCCCGCGCCGACGTGCGTGCATGCGAGGCCGAATTCACCACCGCACGCGACCACGCGCGCGACGCCGACGTGCTCGTGCGGCGTCGCGACGAACTGGCGCGGGTGCAGGCCCAGCGCGGCGTCGTCGACGTCGAAGCACTGAGCCGCAGCGTCGAGGAAGGCCGCCGCCGCCAGGCGGAACTCAAGCTGGAAGGCGAGCGCGACCGCAAGCGCACGGGCGAGATCGCCGCGCAGGTCGCCGCGCTCAGCGGCGGCGGTCGCATCGTCGAACCGTTCGAACGCGACTTCCGCAACGCGCTGGACGAGGCGGGCATCGAGCACCGCGTGCTCACCGAGCTGGTCGACATCGTCGATCCGAAGTGGTCGGTGGCGGTGGAAGCCGTGCTCGCGCCGTACCGTCACCTGATCGTGCTGGAAAACCCGCGCGATGAAGCCGCCGCGTGGAAGCTCGGCGAACGCATGCAGTACCGCCATTTCGTCGTCGGCGCGCGGGCGCCCGTGGAGAAGGCGACCAAGGGCTCGCTGCTGGAGATCGTGAAGTTCTCCAGCGAGCCGCCGGCGTGGCTGCCCAAGCAACTGGACAAGGTCCAGCGCGTGGAGGACATCGACGACGGCCGCCGACTGCCGAAGGGGCAGGACTGGATCACGCGCAAGGGCTATCTGCGCGAGCACCGCGGCGGTCGCCACATCGGCGGCGGCGCACCGCACTTCGGCAGCGGCGCACGCCAGGCGAGGCTGGAGGAACTGCGCGCCGAGCAGATCGAAATCCAGCAGCGCGCACACGCACGCGAGGACGAACTGAGCGAGTTGGGCAAGCGTGTGGATGCCGAGCAGTCGCGCCTGCTCGGGCTCGACGCGGGGCAGGAGCTGGTGACGCGCGCCGCCGAATTCGCCGACGCCGCCGAGCGCATGCCGGCGATGGCCGAGGCCGCGCAGCAGGCGGGCCTTGCGCTGGCCGAAGCGCGTTCGCGACTGGACGGACTGGAGGCCGAAGACAAGGCCGAAGGCATCGCCGGCGCCACGCGCGCGGGCGAGATCCGTTCGCTCGACAACGAACTGCGCGAGCGCGGCCAGCAGATCGCGCAGGAGCGCTCTCAGCTGGTGCAACGCATCGTCGACTTCCGCAGGAAGCGCGCGCTGATGCCGGTGGCGTGGCGTTCGATCGAGTCGCTGCGACAGGCGCGCGAGGAATACGAAAGCGCCGGCGCGGTGCGTCGCGAGATCGAACGCATCGACGAACGCCTGCAACGCGGCGGTTACATCGTGGATGCGGCCTGCATCGCGATGCGCGACAAGTTTGCTGCCGACCACGACGGACTCGAATCGGCCATTGGCAAGCGCGAGGCGCATCTGCATCGCGCCCGCCGCATCACCGAAGAAGCGCGCGGCGCGTACATGAACGTGCTGCGCGCGACCGTGCGCCGCTACAAGAAGAACCTCGCGTCGCTGGGCGAACTGGCGGGCATCGGTGTCGACGTTGAAATGCCGGAGCTGGTGAACGAGGACGTCGCGCTCGCGCAGGCGGGATTGACGGTGAAGTTCGATTTCGACCGCAAGGGCTGGATCGGCCTGGACGACGGCGAGGCTTCGGGCGGCCAGCAGGTCATGAAGTCGCTGCTGCTGCTCGTCGGCCTGCTGCGCGACGAGGATCAGCCGGGCGGCTTCGTCTTCATCGACGAACCGTTCGCGCATCTGGACGTGTTCAACATCGAGAAGGTCGGCCGCTTCCTGCGTTCGACCGATGCGCAGTACATCCTGACCACGCCGATCACGCACAACCTCAACGTGTTCGAGCCGTCCGACCTGGTGCTGGCCACGAGCAAGCGCCGTGGCGGCAATGCGTGGGCGGAGCCGGTGGCGGTGCTCAAGCGCGATCGTCGCGCCGACGCGGAAGCGGCGTAA
- a CDS encoding aldo/keto reductase, translating to MDYRYLGNSGFRVPALSFGTGTFGGKGELFGSWGNTDVAEASRLIDVCLDAGLNLFDSADVYSGGVAESILGAAIKGRRDKVLISTKATFRFDENDPNAVGSSRFHLLRTVDAQLKRLGTDYIDLFQLHGFDAKTPVEETLRTLDDLVRAGKIRYLGVSNFSGWHLMKSLAAADRHGWTRYVANQAYYSLIGRDYEWELMPLGIDQGVGAVVWSPLGWGRLTGKIRRGQPRPEVSRLHASADYGPPVDEEHLYRVVDALDKVAEQTGKTIAQIALNWLLQRPTVSTVVIGARNEEQLKQNLGAVGWNLTPEQVALLDEASARTAVYPYWHQAGFSERNPSPV from the coding sequence ATGGACTACCGTTATCTCGGCAATTCCGGCTTCCGCGTTCCCGCGCTGAGCTTCGGCACCGGCACGTTCGGCGGCAAAGGCGAACTGTTCGGCTCATGGGGCAACACCGACGTGGCCGAAGCGTCGCGCCTGATCGACGTCTGCCTGGACGCCGGCCTGAACCTGTTCGACAGCGCCGACGTCTACTCCGGCGGCGTGGCCGAAAGCATTCTCGGCGCGGCCATCAAGGGCCGGCGCGACAAGGTGCTGATCTCGACCAAGGCCACGTTCCGCTTCGACGAGAACGACCCCAACGCGGTGGGCTCCTCGCGCTTCCACCTGCTGCGCACCGTGGACGCGCAGCTCAAGCGCCTGGGCACGGATTACATCGACCTGTTCCAGCTGCACGGCTTCGATGCGAAGACGCCGGTGGAGGAAACGCTGCGCACGCTCGACGACCTCGTGCGCGCGGGCAAGATCCGCTACCTGGGCGTGTCGAACTTCTCCGGCTGGCACCTGATGAAATCGCTCGCCGCCGCCGATCGCCACGGCTGGACGCGCTACGTCGCCAATCAGGCGTACTACTCGCTGATCGGCCGCGATTACGAGTGGGAACTGATGCCGCTGGGCATCGACCAGGGCGTCGGCGCGGTGGTTTGGAGCCCGCTGGGCTGGGGGCGCCTCACCGGCAAGATCCGCCGCGGCCAGCCGCGTCCGGAAGTGAGCCGCCTGCACGCCAGCGCCGACTACGGCCCGCCGGTGGACGAGGAACATCTGTATCGCGTGGTCGATGCACTCGACAAGGTTGCCGAGCAGACCGGCAAGACCATTGCGCAGATCGCGCTGAACTGGCTGCTGCAGCGACCCACGGTGTCGACCGTGGTGATCGGTGCGCGCAACGAAGAGCAACTGAAGCAGAACCTCGGCGCGGTCGGCTGGAACCTCACGCCGGAACAGGTCGCGCTGCTGGACGAAGCCAGCGCGCGCACGGCGGTGTATCCGTACTGGCATCAGGCAGGGTTCTCGGAGCGGAATCCGTCGCCGGTGTGA